From one Pieris brassicae chromosome 5, ilPieBrab1.1, whole genome shotgun sequence genomic stretch:
- the LOC123709724 gene encoding uncharacterized protein LOC123709724, protein MRWFTICGVLLVTIASTSAEWSWNNDDTNKDVDSKPKSTELLQGEEISEAEDKNGDGTVLDGIVDELVSNKQGRSLSGFDDVYSDPTIKEALDAGDDTEARNLIKGRLCTLGLIQCEDEDTQEKRTYVSPDELIYAQPVDIKPIGKPVASIAIRGPPRAYGPPKPMPYPPRPQRYPSKRPTYGNNRPGFADKYGTANNAFQFSQNSGAYGNDFNYVTKQPAFGNDGPYTYESPKPLYNKPSSQQTNLKTESVVQQHIHHHYVHDDAAKDPKVIIKPVAIPVGSVGHLASQIHNQENSGIITASGSDFSTLNAGGFKPMTGGFNQVKPVYESDTIYGSQFGHNNYNRENGNIQGQNLPNQFQNNAFDDQKYGNSLGSYGSQNSEFYKKELHVGSANNGYSQGLGQNNLYQENYQTGKAQGFECVCVNYDQCPSQEVIGRRDDLYLPIDPRNKGSEILALTEDQSDISNVTTEFETSKQNDTEVKNIQKREVKSDKAEEPAKEIEPRQGYFGHNQIQQCGSNQVCCRRPHRPQASNRGQCGLRHSQGINGRIKTPAYVDGDSEFGEYPWQAAILKKDPKESVYVCGGTLIDGLHIMTAAHCIKSHKGFDLRVRLGEWDVNHDVEFYPYIERDVISVHVHPQYYAGTLDNDLAVLKLDHPVEWTKYPHISPACLPDKYTDFSGQRCWTTGWGKDAFGSNGKYQNILKEVDVPILSHGVCQQQLRQTRLGYNYELNPGFVCAGGEEGKDACKGDGGGPLVCERGGTWQLVGVVSWGIGCGQPGVPGVYVKVAHYLDWISQITGKYSPY, encoded by the exons ATGCGGTGGTTTACTATATGTGGCGTACTTTTAGTTACGATAGCAAGTACATCCGCTGAATGGTCTTGGAATAATGACGATACAAACAAAGATGTAGATTCGAAGCCCAAATCAACGGAACTCTTACAGGGTGAAGAGATCAGCGAGGCGGAAGACAAAAATGGCGATGGAACTGTTCTTGATGGTATTGTTGATGAATTGGTTAGCAACAAACAGGGAAGAAGTCTAAGTGGATTTGATGACGTATATAGTGACCCTACTATTAAAGAAGCTTTAGATGCAGGCGATGACACCGAAgcaagaaatttaattaagggAAGACTTTGTACGCTAGGCCTTATACAA tGTGAAGATGAAGATACACAAGAAAAACGAACTTACGTTTCGCCAGATGAACTCATTTATGCTCAACCTGTCGATATAAAACCTATTGGAAAACCCGTTGCCTCAATCGCTATTCGTGGTCCACCAAGGGCTTATGGGCCTCCCAAACCTATGCCATACCCTCCACGACCTCAGCGATACCCATCTAAAAGGCCAACATATGGTAATAACCGACCTGGCTTTGCCGATAAATATGGAACGGCCAACAATGCATTCCAATTTTCTCAAAATAGTGGCGCGTACGGAAACGACTTTAATTACGTTACTAAACAGCCAGCCTTTGGAAATGACGGTCCATACACATATGAAAGCCCTAAACCCCTATACAATAAGCCATCCTCTCAGCAAACTAATTTGAAGACTGAGTCCGTTGTTCAACAGCACATACACCATCACTACGTGCACGATGATGCAGCAAAAGATccaaaagttattataaaaccaGTAGCAATTCCAGTAGGGTCAGTGGGTCACTTAGCTTCCCAAATTCATAATCAAGAAAATTCAGGCATCATAACAGCCTCCGGATCAGATTTTAGTACCTTGAACGCTGGTGGCTTTAAACCAATGACAGGAGGATTTAATCAAGTCAAACCAGTATATGAAAGTGATACTATTTATGGCTCTCAATTTGGACACAATAACTATAACAGGGAAAACGGAAATATTCAGGGACAGAATCTGCCCAATCAATTCCAGAACAATGCGTTCGATGATCAAAAGTACGGAAACTCATTAGGATCCTATGGCTCTCAAAATTCagagttttataaaaaggaGTTGCACGTAGGTTCAGCTAACAATGGTTACAGTCAAGGGCTAggacaaaacaatttatatcaaGAGAACTATCAAACCGGTAAAGCCCAAGGTTTCGAATGCGTATGTGTTAACTACGATCAGTGCCCAAGTCAAGAAGTGATCGGACGTAGAGATGACCTATACCTACCAATTGATCCACGCAACAAAGGCAGTGAGATTTTGGCTTTGACTGAAGATCAAAGTGACATTTCAAACGTTACAACTGAATTCGAAACCTCAAAACAAAACGACACTGAAGTTAAGAATATTCAAAAACGCGAAGTTAAATCTGATAAAGCCGAGGAACCAGCTAAGGAAATTGAACCG cGACAAGGATATTTCGGCCACAATCAAATTCAACAATGCGGTTCCAACCAAGTTTGTTGTAGAAGACCGCATCGTCCCCAAGCTTCAAACCGTGGTCAATGTGGCCTTCGACACTCGCAAGGAATCAATGGAAGAATCAAGACACCAGCATACGTAGACGGAGACAGTGAATTCGGCGAATATCCATGGCAAGCAGCTATTCTCAAAAAGGACCCCAAAGAATCTGTATATGTCTGTGGTGGTACCTTGATCGATGGACTTCACATCATGACTGCCGCCCATTGTATCAAATC ACACAAAGGATTCGACCTACGCGTGCGTCTTGGAGAATGGGATGTGAACCACGATGTAGAATTCTACCCCTATATTGAACGAGATGTCATATCTGTCCACGTACACCCTCAATATTACGCTGGAACTTTAGATAACGACTTGGCTGTCTTAAAACTGGACCACCCTGTTGAATGGACTAAATATCCACACATCAGCCCAGCTTGTTTACCTGATAAATACACCGACTTCTCCGGGCAAAGATGCTGGACAACTGGATGGGGTAAAGATGCCTTTGGTTCAAATGGAAAGTACCAAAACATTCTTAAGGAAGTTGATGTGCCGATACTATCTCATGGCGTTTGCCAACAGCAACTGAGGCAAACAAGATTAGGATATAACTACGAGTTAAATCCAGGATTTGTTTGCGCTGGAGGCGAGGAGGGAAAGGATGCATGCAAGGGTGATGGTGGCGGTCCTTTAGTTTGTGAACGTGGAGGCACTTGGCAACTGGTTGGAGTAGTGTCTTGGGGAATTGGTTGCGGTCAACCCGGCGTACCTGGCGTTTATGTTAAAGTTGCTCATTACTTAGATTGGATCTCACAAATCACAGGGAAATATTCTCCCTATTAA
- the LOC123709279 gene encoding 3-phosphoinositide-dependent protein kinase 1 isoform X2, with protein MQASQAAATPVLAPQSTHGSSQSHRHTKRTAKDYIFGKLIGEGCYSTVFLAKDIHTGKEYAIKVCEKSHIVRHQKVQYIKREKDALNLLFHVPHGFVKLYCTFQDEERLYFVLSYAKNGELLHYINKVGSFELNVARFYAAELLLALEKMHAEGIIHRDLKPENILLDESMHLQIADFGTVKILNPKDIRPTHDKENEDSKEKCDDQSNERSRKISFVGTAQYVSPDLLQNRIDTRASDLWALGCIIYQMISGLPPFRASTEFLTFQKILKMDYEFPEGFPADAKDLVEKLLVLDHSKRLGATDIGNTYESIRTHPFFEGIDWDDVWNQTPPTICPYLPGGSFEEEYTVPDHLEPGLGKDQLVRLWEIDLSTSRGILNISSEERRRRLDVQARENKWHQFVDGELILKQGLVEKRKGLFARRRMLLLTTGPRLFYVDPVNMVLKGEIPWSPDLRVEAKNFRIFLLHTPNRTYYLEDPESYALEWSRVIDEVRIGTYGRDTT; from the exons ATGCAAGCTTCTCAGGCCGCTGCTACTCCTGTTTTGGCTCCGCAATCTACACACGGTTCCAGCCAATCTCACAGACATACGAAGAGAACAGCTAAAGACTACATATTCGGCAAATTAATCGGGGAAGGCTGCTACAGCACAGTATTTTTGGCGAAAGATATTCACACAGGAAAAGAATATGCAA TTAAGGTTTGCGAAAAAAGTCACATTGTGCGTCATCAAAAAGTTCAATACATTAAAAGAGAGAAAGACGCCTTGAATTTGCTGTTCCATGTGCCTCATGGTTTCGTAAAGCTATATTGCACTTTCCAAGATGAAGAAAggctatattttgttttgtccTATGCGAAAAATGGAGAACTACtacattatataaacaaagttGGCTCGTTTGAGTTAAACGTGGCTAGATTCTACGCTGctgaattattattagcttTAGAAAAGATGCATGCTGAAGGGATTATACATCGTGATCTAAaacctgaaaatattttactagacGAAAGTATGCATCTTCAAATAGCTGATTTTGGTACAGTTAAAATTCTCAATCCTAAAGATATTCGACCAACACACGACAAAGAAAATGAGGACTCAAAGGAAAAATGCGATGATCAGTCAAATGAACGCTCAAGAAAGATTAGTTTTGTTGGAACTGCACAATACGTAAGCCCAGATCTATTGCAGAATCGAATCGATACACGTGCCTCGGATCTGTGGGCTTTAGGCTGTATTATATACCAGATGATTTCAGGACTCCCACCATTTAGGGCTTCAACAGAATTTTTGACATttcaaaagatattaaaaatggatTACGAATTTCCTGAAGGGTTTCCGGCTGACGCAAAGGATTTAGTTGAAAAGCTTTTAGTTCTCGATCACTCAAAACGTCTTGGAGCCACTGATATTGGAAACACATATGAAAGTATACGCACACACCCCTTCTTTGAAGGTATCGATTGGGATGACGTATGGAACCAAACACCACCAACTATATGCCCTTATTTACCTGGCGGATCATTTGAAGAAGAGTACACTGTACCAGACCACTTAGAACCAGGTTTAGGCAAAGATCAATTAGTCCGATTGTGGGAGATTGACCTTTCGACATCAAGag GTATCCTAAATATAAGTTCAGAAGAGAGAAGACGACGCTTGGATGTACAAGCACGAGAAAATAAATGGCACCAGTTTGTAGATGGGGAGTTGATTTTAAAGCAAGGTTTGGTGGAGAAGAGGAAAGGTCTTTTTGCAAGACGGCGGATGCTTTTATTGACAACGGGGCCACGATTATTCTACGTAGATCCTGTTAATATGGTTTTGAAGGGTGAAATTCCATGGTCGCCAGATCTACGAGTTGAGGCCAAGAATTtcagaatatttttactacacaca cCAAACCGCACATACTACTTAGAAGACCCCGAGTCGTACGCCCTAGAATGGAGTAGAGTTATTGACGAGGTGCGTATAGGCACATACGGCCGTGACACAACTTAA
- the LOC123710365 gene encoding uncharacterized protein LOC123710365, whose translation MAGKTTDRKKTKDKGPTSEASDNAATFTLPDSLPCSEIEFPVLIKRVNKANWNLIVREREKELQEIEDSRESKKEPIIKQPFLRTETDYIKDQVFVYLIPALEETLNKAKIWEALKIQKCFFNGIDNIAQFLWNNNPRYPDRLSRKCHLFNMPWVRKQLQEKPRPYYPKSWLWPEDYAATLIQKTVRQYFVQREDDVQEMRDFWRKLNIEQNLPEMETNPFLAKKFASLQTFHKNN comes from the exons atggcGGGAAAAACAACAGATCGCAAGAAAACCAAAGATAAAGGGCCTACTAGTGAGGCGAGCGACAATGCTGCCACTTTTACTCTACCCGATTCTTTACCATGCTCGGAAATTGAGTTTCCTGTACTTATAAAGAGGGTCAATAAAGCAAATTGGAATCTTATAgttagagagagagagaaggaGTTACAAGAAATAGAAGATAGCCGAGAAAGCAAAAAAGAGCCCATAATAAAACAGCCTTTTCTTA GAACCGaaacagattacataaaaGATCAagtatttgtgtatttaataCCAGCATTGGAGGAAACACTTAATAAAGCTAAAATATGGGAAGcgctaaaaatacaaaaatgtttttttaatggcaTTGACAATATTGCTCAG tttctGTGGAATAATAATCCAAGATATCCCGATCGTTTGTCAAGAAAATGTCATCTATTCAACATGCCATGGGTTCGAAAACAGCTTCAAGAGAA gCCACGTCCATACTACCCCAAATCGTGGTTATGGCCTGAGGATTATGCAGCTACGCTCATACAAAAGACTGTCCGTCAGTACTTTGTACAGAGAGAGGACGATGTACAGGAAATGCGTGATTTCTGGAga aAACTCAACATTGAACAAAACCTTCCCGAGATGGAAACCAATCCATTTTTGGCTAAAAAGTTTGCATCGTTGcaaacatttcataaaaataattga
- the LOC123709279 gene encoding 3-phosphoinositide-dependent protein kinase 1 isoform X1 codes for MRRLEMSGLTIRVKRGSRGSATLLEAANRILKLLGVSSSKRGKQSSPKAKSNGRAASEVRAPIATAESLVESPKMQASQAAATPVLAPQSTHGSSQSHRHTKRTAKDYIFGKLIGEGCYSTVFLAKDIHTGKEYAIKVCEKSHIVRHQKVQYIKREKDALNLLFHVPHGFVKLYCTFQDEERLYFVLSYAKNGELLHYINKVGSFELNVARFYAAELLLALEKMHAEGIIHRDLKPENILLDESMHLQIADFGTVKILNPKDIRPTHDKENEDSKEKCDDQSNERSRKISFVGTAQYVSPDLLQNRIDTRASDLWALGCIIYQMISGLPPFRASTEFLTFQKILKMDYEFPEGFPADAKDLVEKLLVLDHSKRLGATDIGNTYESIRTHPFFEGIDWDDVWNQTPPTICPYLPGGSFEEEYTVPDHLEPGLGKDQLVRLWEIDLSTSRGILNISSEERRRRLDVQARENKWHQFVDGELILKQGLVEKRKGLFARRRMLLLTTGPRLFYVDPVNMVLKGEIPWSPDLRVEAKNFRIFLLHTPNRTYYLEDPESYALEWSRVIDEVRIGTYGRDTT; via the exons atgcgACGGTTAGAAATGAGTGGTTTGACCATCAGAGTAAAAAGAGGATCGAGGGGCAGTGCTACACTTTTGGAAGCAGCCAACAGAATTCTAAAACTCCTTGGTGTCAGTTCATCGAAACGCGGGAAACAGTCCTCGCCAAAAGCGAAG tCTAACGGCCGAGCTGCCAGTGAGGTACGGGCACCCATAGCCACAGCAGAGTCATTGGTGGAATCACCCAAGATGCAAGCTTCTCAGGCCGCTGCTACTCCTGTTTTGGCTCCGCAATCTACACACGGTTCCAGCCAATCTCACAGACATACGAAGAGAACAGCTAAAGACTACATATTCGGCAAATTAATCGGGGAAGGCTGCTACAGCACAGTATTTTTGGCGAAAGATATTCACACAGGAAAAGAATATGCAA TTAAGGTTTGCGAAAAAAGTCACATTGTGCGTCATCAAAAAGTTCAATACATTAAAAGAGAGAAAGACGCCTTGAATTTGCTGTTCCATGTGCCTCATGGTTTCGTAAAGCTATATTGCACTTTCCAAGATGAAGAAAggctatattttgttttgtccTATGCGAAAAATGGAGAACTACtacattatataaacaaagttGGCTCGTTTGAGTTAAACGTGGCTAGATTCTACGCTGctgaattattattagcttTAGAAAAGATGCATGCTGAAGGGATTATACATCGTGATCTAAaacctgaaaatattttactagacGAAAGTATGCATCTTCAAATAGCTGATTTTGGTACAGTTAAAATTCTCAATCCTAAAGATATTCGACCAACACACGACAAAGAAAATGAGGACTCAAAGGAAAAATGCGATGATCAGTCAAATGAACGCTCAAGAAAGATTAGTTTTGTTGGAACTGCACAATACGTAAGCCCAGATCTATTGCAGAATCGAATCGATACACGTGCCTCGGATCTGTGGGCTTTAGGCTGTATTATATACCAGATGATTTCAGGACTCCCACCATTTAGGGCTTCAACAGAATTTTTGACATttcaaaagatattaaaaatggatTACGAATTTCCTGAAGGGTTTCCGGCTGACGCAAAGGATTTAGTTGAAAAGCTTTTAGTTCTCGATCACTCAAAACGTCTTGGAGCCACTGATATTGGAAACACATATGAAAGTATACGCACACACCCCTTCTTTGAAGGTATCGATTGGGATGACGTATGGAACCAAACACCACCAACTATATGCCCTTATTTACCTGGCGGATCATTTGAAGAAGAGTACACTGTACCAGACCACTTAGAACCAGGTTTAGGCAAAGATCAATTAGTCCGATTGTGGGAGATTGACCTTTCGACATCAAGag GTATCCTAAATATAAGTTCAGAAGAGAGAAGACGACGCTTGGATGTACAAGCACGAGAAAATAAATGGCACCAGTTTGTAGATGGGGAGTTGATTTTAAAGCAAGGTTTGGTGGAGAAGAGGAAAGGTCTTTTTGCAAGACGGCGGATGCTTTTATTGACAACGGGGCCACGATTATTCTACGTAGATCCTGTTAATATGGTTTTGAAGGGTGAAATTCCATGGTCGCCAGATCTACGAGTTGAGGCCAAGAATTtcagaatatttttactacacaca cCAAACCGCACATACTACTTAGAAGACCCCGAGTCGTACGCCCTAGAATGGAGTAGAGTTATTGACGAGGTGCGTATAGGCACATACGGCCGTGACACAACTTAA
- the LOC123710366 gene encoding uncharacterized protein LOC123710366, with protein MTTKVVKYVGRTTDFKGKTLWEIVGSLKIFGVGRLIVRQVFNRYPEPSFMKIVKVETCPDEERRRVRVWVEKTFRGRKLPEITEIYRTSYKPDYQLISKDEEQELNKRLTNEYNYPDVILPNTIEMPPLMKKFIVRDHEKKGLQTLKEFIMPLSYKHSPNRVTRIAKGDEKPTIQFGMGLGKPISPSLYKGVPLE; from the exons atgacaacTAAGGTTGTGAAATATGTTGGCCGCACGACCGATTTCAAAGGGAAAACATTATGGGAAATAGTCGGAAGcttaaaaatctttggagtAGGAAGACTTATAGTACGCCAGGTTTTTAATAGGTACCCTGAACCcagttttatgaaaattgtcAAAGTAGAAACTTGTCCTGATGAG gaGAGACGAAGAGTCCGTGTATGGGTTGAAAAAACTTTTAGAGGAAGAAAATTGCCAGAGATTACAGAAATTTATCGAACATCATATAAACCTGATTATCAATTGATATCTAAAGATGAGGAGCAAGAATTAAACAAGAGGCTTACTAATGAATACAATTACCCTGATGTTATATTGCCTAATACTATTGAAATGCCACCTCTAATGAAAAAGTTTATTGTTCGAGATCATGAAAAGAAAGGTTTACAG AccttaaaagaatttattatgcCACTAAGCTACAAGCATAGCCCTAACAGAGTGACAAGGATAGCAAAGGGTGACGAAAAGCCTACCATCCAGTTTGGCATGGGCTTAGGAAAACCCATAAGTCCATCACTTTATAAAGGAGTTCCCTTAGAGTAG